The DNA window cccgcgcccgcgcctgctGTGCTCTCCCGGCCGCGGTGCCCGGcctgacggcgacggcgacggcgaacCGGTGGACGTCGCCGTGGAAGGCAGGGGTGCAGCAGCCATGCGCCCATGCTCATGCGTTCTATCGTCCGGATCTCCAAGGATTTGGGACAGGAATCCTCATCCTGACAAGCCCTACGCGACGCAGGAGTCCTGTGCGCCGGTATCTTTCTGGCTGGCCTCGTCGCCGCACGCGGGAGATGGTATCGCTCACGTCGCGCCAGCCTCGTGCCGCTCGGCTCGTCGCCACCGACCGGCGACCGCTGCCGCCTTAAATGCTGCGAGcgtcggtggcggtggcggacgCGGGGCCGTACGGCCGTCGTCTCACTCGACGATCGCCCCCGCAACCAGCTGCGCGATCTCGTACTCCGGATGGCTGGCTGGCTACTGGGCGCTGCCTGCTGCCGCCCGGAGTGAAAAAGCTGATCAGCCGTACGACACGATCGGCGCTGGATGAGCCGGTACCGGCCAGTGCAGAACTGCAGACACAGGTCCTCCTGGCGACCTGGACGGCAGTACGACTGCCAGTGCCACCGCTCGAGCTGTTCCACAATCCGATGCGGCTGCGTTGCCGATGCCGTTCCTGGATGCAGCTGGTTTTGATGCGCGCGCATTGACCGGAGGTGACTTGCGTCGGTGGCGAGCGCATGCCGTTCATAGCGCCAGATCGGCATGCTGCTGCTTCCCATGGTTGTGCCGCTCGCCTGCTCCTTGCGCTGACCTATTTATAATCCCTGCTActtatttttgaaaaaaaaatcccTGCTACCTCATGGTCACAGCAGATGAATAATGCTGCAGTGGTCGTAGACTCGTAGTGCTTGTGCTCCATGAGCCTGCAGTCAAAAGTGACACTGTGTACGCTTGAAAGTCGAAACCGTGAGCCGTGGCCGCCATGCCTCCTTATTACTTACCGCGAGCTTCTGCGCTCTCCATCAATGGAGATCAGGCTGGGGCTGGCGAACCATGGACGGCCGGCGCCCGGCACGAGCGTATGCGCGGCTCGTGACTTCGTGAGGTCCATCTCTTCCGTGAGCGGTCGTCAACACACGGCGCATGCCTCCCGCGCTCGCCATGCCGTGCCGCGCCGGGATGTTCGGGCTAAAGCTCAAGAGCGCGTCTCGCGGCGGGCCAGTTGGTACGAGGAAATCAGGAACACGCAGCAAGCATGACGACTGACGAGCCCCCCTTTGGATGCCCGTGATTTCGGCTGCGACGTGCAGGGACGGGGCATCGGCGGTGGATTAGATCGTCGGGGAAACTAGCCTTCGCTAATTTGACAGTGCGATGCGTGGACACATGGGGTGCAAGCTGCCCTGCCAAACCAGCGACCGGCCAAACCATCAAGTTCAAGTTGGAGCGTCGCGTGCAAGGTCTTACTTAACTAAGGGTCACTCGCCGACCTGGTTGCAGCCAAGTTGACAGCGCTGCCAACAATTCTTTATCAGGCTCCTCATCGTCTTCCTTCCCCTGGAAGATCCAACTGTAATTAGGCCTGCCTCACTGGTAGCACACTGTGCCGCCGTATGCCCACAACCACAAACAAGCCAATCCAGTAAAGCACGCCATTAACAATAGCTCGAGGTCCTCGGCTCAAATCTCACACCATTTATTAGCCTTTATTCTATTCCTCTAAAGAAAAAATCACCCCACCCCGCTGACCACACGGCCCCTTCGGTCACCCCTCCACGCGTATAAACCCCCAGCTCACCCCGCCGCGCCACGGCTTCCTCCGGACGCCAGTCGCGAGCGGCCGAGCGCAGCCAGGTGTCTCGCCCGCCCGCCTCCGACCAGCCGGCCGGCCAATGTGACTTGCGGACGGAGCTCGCTCGCGCCGCGGCAGGAACGTGACGCGATCGATGGTGGCGAGGTGCGCGCACGCCGACGCCGGCGGGTTCCGGCTCTGGCCGATCTTCTCGGCCGCCGCGCTGCGTAGGAAGGTGCTGGAGGTCCTCAcgtgcggcggaggcggcggcagggaTGGGGGCGGCTCCTGCCGCGGGCGGACGCCGTACCGGTCGCCGCAGCGGATGCCGAGGCCGCGCCCGCGCTCGGACAGGCTCGCGGAGCTGCTCAGGGCGGAGGAGCCCTCCGAGTGCGGCGGCGAAGACGACGAGGCCGACGCGGCGGCCAGGAAGGTGGAGGCGCTCGAGGAGCTCAAGGGCGTCGTGGGGGCGCTCCAGGCCGCCGGGGGCGAGGCGTGCATGTCCCGcgtcgaggcggcggcggccgtgcggagGAAGGCCAAGGACGACGCCGCCGCGAGGGAGATGCTCGCGATGCTCGGCGCCATCCCGCCGCTCGTCGCGATGCTGGAcgagggcggcgacggcggggagGAAGTCACGGCCGCCGCGCTCTACGCGCTGCTCAACTTGGGGATCGGCAATGACACGTGAGCCTCTCGCGTTTTCCTTCTCGTGCTACTCTGTTCCTCTGCTTCGTGGTCAGATCTGGCCATCTGGGTGTTTGGTTGGTTTCTGATTCGTTGAGTTGCTCGCTATGATTTTCAGGAACAAGGCGGCGATCGTGCAGGCCGGCGCCGTGCACAAGGTGCTCCGCATTGCGGAGGCCGGCGCGTCCGCCGCGCTCACGGAGGCCGTCGTCGCCAACTTCCTCTGCCTCAGCGCGCTCGACGCCAACAAGCCCGTCATCGGCGCGTCCGGCGCCGCGCCGTTCCTCGTGCGCGCGTTCCAGGGCGCGTGCTCCACCGAGCAGGCGCGCCACGACGCGCTGCGCGCGCTCCTGAACCTCTCCATCGCGCCCGCCAACGCGCCGCACCTGCTGGCGGCCGGGCTCGCGCCGGCGCTAGTGGCGTCCATCGGGGACGCGCCCATCACGGATCGCGCGCTCGCCGCGCTCTGCAACATCGTGGCGGCCTGCCCCGAGGGCCGCCGCGCGGTGAGCCGCGCCCCCGACGCGGTGCCGTCCCTCGTCGACGTGCTCAACTGGGCCGACGAGCCCGGGTGCCAGGAGAAGGCGGCCTACGTGCTGATGGTCCTGGCGCACCGGAGCTACGGCGACCGCGCGGCCATGGCCGAGGCCGGCGCCACGTCCGCGCTCCTGGAGCTCACGCTCGTGGGCACGGCGCTGGCGCAGAAGCGCGCGTCCAGGATCCTGGAGATCCTCCGCGCCGACAAGGGCAAGCAGGTGGCCGACGACGCCTCGGGCGTCGTGGCGACGGTGTCGGCGCCGCAGGAGCGCGGGTGCCgcggggaggaggcggtggacgGGGAGCCCGCGGACGCGTGCATGAGCGCGGAGAAGCGCGCCGTGAGGCAGCTGGTGCAGCAGAGCCTACAGAGCAATATGCGCCGAATCGTGCGCCGCGCGCGGCTGCCGCAGGACCTCGCGCCGGCGTCGGCCGAGAGCCTCAAGGCCCTCACGGCGTCCTCAACCTCCAAGAGCCTGCCGTTCTAGGAGATCATGCCAAGCCCCCACCGGAACTAAAAACACAGGTAAAAAACTAGCCATTGCCCTGATGATGCCGTCCCTTAACAGCTGCACAACGCTAGTAACTTTGAGCAATGACCGCATTCGAGCATGTCGTTGCATCTTCAGTTGATCGCTCAACTACCATATCAACACTGATCTAGCATTTTGTCTGCCATTACAGTCACTGACTGAACCGTTGTCTCATTATCTCACAAAAGGCTACTAGTAAACAAGCGGTCTAATCAGCGACGGAAATTTCCATTTGTCCCTTGCAAACACGTTTCCACAAACTTTCCAAACACATTTCCTCAGTTTGTTTA is part of the Panicum hallii strain FIL2 chromosome 2, PHallii_v3.1, whole genome shotgun sequence genome and encodes:
- the LOC112882395 gene encoding U-box domain-containing protein 45-like; its protein translation is MVARCAHADAGGFRLWPIFSAAALRRKVLEVLTCGGGGGRDGGGSCRGRTPYRSPQRMPRPRPRSDRLAELLRAEEPSECGGEDDEADAAARKVEALEELKGVVGALQAAGGEACMSRVEAAAAVRRKAKDDAAAREMLAMLGAIPPLVAMLDEGGDGGEEVTAAALYALLNLGIGNDTNKAAIVQAGAVHKVLRIAEAGASAALTEAVVANFLCLSALDANKPVIGASGAAPFLVRAFQGACSTEQARHDALRALLNLSIAPANAPHLLAAGLAPALVASIGDAPITDRALAALCNIVAACPEGRRAVSRAPDAVPSLVDVLNWADEPGCQEKAAYVLMVLAHRSYGDRAAMAEAGATSALLELTLVGTALAQKRASRILEILRADKGKQVADDASGVVATVSAPQERGCRGEEAVDGEPADACMSAEKRAVRQLVQQSLQSNMRRIVRRARLPQDLAPASAESLKALTASSTSKSLPF